The DNA sequence AGCAAAGTAAGCCCGTCGGGCGCCTCATTGTTCTTATTGTGCTGATTGTGGCCCTTTTTGCCGCACTCGGTTTTGGTACCTTTACTGGTACGAAGAATAGGTTCTTGCCAGAATTAGCACTAGACCTCGAGGGCGGTACACAGATCATCCTCACCCCCTCAACTACTGATGGCTCGGAGGTGACTGATGAGGACGTTAAACAAGCTATTGAAATCATCCGTCAACGAGTAGACGCCTCTGGCGTTGCCGAAGCAGAAATTACCGCGCAAGGCGGCTCCAATATTATTGTTGCTTTGCCAGGGCAGCCTGATAAAGCAACGTTGGATCTTGTGCGTACATCTGCAGTCCTTCGGATGCGACCAGTATTATCCTTAGCCGATCCACATGCGATAAGTAAAGAAGACCTTATCAAGCAACTCGGGGACAAAGCTGAAGGTCTTGATGCGAGCACAATGACTGAAGAACAGTATCAAGAAGAAGTCATGAAGCTTGCTGATACTGACGGCGATGGAAAGCTTTCCGATACGTCAATATCCGCTCCTGCGGATTCGTCCGATCCGGCATGGGTGACAGAGCAAGTTATTTATAATTCGCTCGTTTTGGAATGTGGTTCGAAAGATGAAGCTATTTCATCGAATGCTGACGATCCAAACAAGCCGCTGGTGTCGTGTGCTCCTGACGGTACAATTAAATATCTCCTTGGCCCTTCGGAGCTTGAAGGATCTACTATTGCTTCAGCTAGCTCAGGTCCGGCAGTAAACAACCAAGGACAGCCTACCGGTGGTTTTGCTGTTCATATGAATTTCAATTCTGAAGGATCAGAGAAGTTCGCTGACATCACTGGACGTATCTCTACGTTACAACCACCACGGAACCAATTTGCAATTGTCCTTGATGGGAAAACAGTTTCTGCCCCACGTACTTCAACATCAATTACTGGTGGACAAGCGCAGATTACTGGATCATTTAAAGCAAAAGAGGCAGCCGGTCTAGCCAATCAGCTTAATTTCGGTTCCCTACCACTGTTCTTTGAAGTACAATCTGAAGAACAAATTTCAGCTACTTTAGGTGCCGAACAACTTGAATCTGGTCTCATTGCAGGACTATTTGGTGCGTTACTTATTGTGCTCTACATGTTGTGGCAGTATCACGCTTTAGGTCTTATTGCGATTGCTTCGATTGGTGTTTCTACCGGGTTGTCCTTCTTAGTCATTTCATTCTTGTCATGGACAATGGATTATCGTCTATCAATGGCAGGCGTTTTAGGTATCATTATTTCGATTGGCGTGACTGCGGATTCCTTTATTGTTTACTTCGAGAGAATTCGGGATGAAATTCGTGACGGTCGTACAATCCGTAGCGGTATTGAACACGGCTGGGATCGTGCTCGGCGCACGATTATTATTTCGGATCTTGTGAATCTTGTTGCTGCTTCAGTTTTGTTTATTTTGACTGTTGGTTCAGTGCGCGGATTCGCATTTACTCTCGGAATTACCACAGTCCTCGACTTGATTGTTGTCATGATGTTTACTTATCCCGTTATGCACTATCTCGGCAAGACATCGTATTTTGGAGATGGAAAACGTGGTTCGGGTCTAGATGCGCAAAAACTCGAGCAGACGCCAATCTATCGTGGCCGGTCTTATGCTCTTGCGAAGCCAGCGAAGAAAG is a window from the Arcanobacterium buesumense genome containing:
- the secD gene encoding protein translocase subunit SecD, with the translated sequence MQNSRDELSKQSKPVGRLIVLIVLIVALFAALGFGTFTGTKNRFLPELALDLEGGTQIILTPSTTDGSEVTDEDVKQAIEIIRQRVDASGVAEAEITAQGGSNIIVALPGQPDKATLDLVRTSAVLRMRPVLSLADPHAISKEDLIKQLGDKAEGLDASTMTEEQYQEEVMKLADTDGDGKLSDTSISAPADSSDPAWVTEQVIYNSLVLECGSKDEAISSNADDPNKPLVSCAPDGTIKYLLGPSELEGSTIASASSGPAVNNQGQPTGGFAVHMNFNSEGSEKFADITGRISTLQPPRNQFAIVLDGKTVSAPRTSTSITGGQAQITGSFKAKEAAGLANQLNFGSLPLFFEVQSEEQISATLGAEQLESGLIAGLFGALLIVLYMLWQYHALGLIAIASIGVSTGLSFLVISFLSWTMDYRLSMAGVLGIIISIGVTADSFIVYFERIRDEIRDGRTIRSGIEHGWDRARRTIIISDLVNLVAASVLFILTVGSVRGFAFTLGITTVLDLIVVMMFTYPVMHYLGKTSYFGDGKRGSGLDAQKLEQTPIYRGRSYALAKPAKKVRKVKAVSADGTEVELNKDEYPDERFVDQHETLAQRRARERRERKAAQEGEN